A single genomic interval of Calypte anna isolate BGI_N300 chromosome 3, bCalAnn1_v1.p, whole genome shotgun sequence harbors:
- the PDIA6 gene encoding protein disulfide-isomerase A6, with the protein MGARAAGRLWWGTVSCTLFLAVNGLYSASDDVIELTPTNFNKEVIQSESLWLVEFYAPWCGHCQRLTPEWKKAATALKGVVKVGAVDADKHQSLGGQYGVRGFPTIKIFGANKNKAEDYQGGRTSDAIVDAALSALRSLVKDRLSGRSGGYSSGKQSRESGGGDKKDVIELTDDSFDKKVINSDDVWMVEFYAPWCGHCKNLEPEWAAAATEVKEQTKGKVKLAAVDATVNQMLANRYGIRGFPTIKIFQKGEDPVDYDGGRTRSDIVARALDLFSDNAPPPELLEIISEDVLKSTCDAHQLCIISVLPHILDTGASGRNSYLDVMLKMAEKYKKKMWGWLWTEAGAQSDLETSLGIGGFGYPAMAAVNARKMKFALLKGSFSEQGINEFLRELSVGRGSTAPVGGGGFPKIHSVEPWDGKDGELPVEDDIDLSDVDMDDWDKDEL; encoded by the exons ATGGGGGCGCGTGCGGCGGGGAGGCTGTGGTGGG GCACAGTGAGCTGCACGTTATTCCTGGCAGTTAATGGTTTATATTCAGCCAGTGATGATGTGATAGAACTGACACCAACTAACTTCAACAAGGAGGTCATTCAGAGTGAGAGCCTGTGGCTTGTGGAGTTCTATGCCCCATG gtgTGGTCATTGTCAAAGACTAACCCCTGAGTGGAAGAAAGCAGCAACAGCATTAAAA ggTGTAGTTAAAGTAGGTGCAGTAGATGCAGATAAGCATCAGTCCTTGGGTGGACAATATGGAGTCAGAGGGTTTCCAACTATCAAGATATTTGGAgccaacaaaaacaaagcagaggatTATCAGG GAGGCAGGACAAGTGATGCCATTGTTGATGCTGCTCTAAGTGCTCTTCGATCCCTGGTGAAAGACCGTCTCAGTGGCAGAAGTGGAGGATATAGTTCTGGGAAACAG AGCCGAGAGAGTGGAGGTGGAGATAAGAAGGATGTGATTGAGCTGACTGATGACAGCTTTGATAAGAAGGTCATAAATAGTGACGATGTCTGGATGGTGGAGTTTTATGCCCCATGGTGTGGGCACTGCAAAAA tctggagCCAGAatgggcagctgctgccactgaggTGAAGGAGCAAACAAAGGGAAAAGTAAAGCTGGCTGCAGTAGATGCAACAGTTAATCAGATGCTGGCAAACCGATACGGG ATTCGTGGATTTCCCACAATTAAAATCTTCCAGAAGGGAGAGGACCCTGTTGATTATGATGGTGGGAGAACTAGATCTGATATTGTTGCTCGGGCTCTGGATCTATTTTCTGATAATGCACCCCCACCTGAGCTCCTGGAG ATAATTAGTGAAGATGTTTTGAAGAGTACCTGTGATGCTCATCAGCTATGCATCATTTCTGTGCTGCCTCATATTCTTGACACAG GAGCTTCAGGGAGGAATTCTTACCTGGATGTCATGTTAAAAATggctgaaaaatacaaaaagaaaatgtgggg GTGGCTGTGGACAGAGGCAGGtgctcagtcagatcttgaGACCTCTTTGGGGATTGGAGGCTTTGGGTATCCAGCAATGGCAGCTGTTAATGCCCGGAAGATGAAATTTGCCCTTCTGAAAGGATCATTCAGTGAGCAAGGGATTAATGAGTTTCTCAG GGAACTCTCTGTTGGTCGGGGCTCTACAGCACCAGTGGGTGGTGGAGGTTTCCCTAAAATTCATTCAGTTGAACCTTGGGATGGCAAAGATGGTGAG CTTCCTGTTGAAGATGATATTGATCTCAGTGATGTGGATATGGATGACTGGGATAAAGATGAGCTGTGA